TTCGTATAGTTTACAATATGTCAAACTTTATGAAACTTGAATTCGAGGCTCTTGATATTACGGGAAAGAATTACTTGTCATGGATATTGGATATCGAAATTCACTTGGCTGCACAAGGTCTTGGAAATACAATTAAAGAGGAAAATCAAGAGACTGAGTCAAACCGCGTAAAAGCTATGATCTTTCTTCTCCGCCATCTCCATGAGGCACTTAAAAGTGAATATCTTACGCTGAAAAATCCACTTGAATTGTGGAAAAATTTAA
This sequence is a window from Apium graveolens cultivar Ventura chromosome 9, ASM990537v1, whole genome shotgun sequence. Protein-coding genes within it:
- the LOC141685553 gene encoding uncharacterized protein LOC141685553, whose product is MSNFMKLEFEALDITGKNYLSWILDIEIHLAAQGLGNTIKEENQETESNRVKAMIFLLRHLHEALKSEYLTLKNPLELWKNLKDRYDHQKTVIPPTARFDFLSSFAEQNNKLLMKNHESRPTGSRPFPEVNAAIYNYGCGRGGGRG